The Pseudomonas sp. IAC-BECa141 genome contains the following window.
GGCGCGATGCATCACATCACCCGGCATGTGCTGGGCCTGGGCACCGGGTTCCCGGGGGCGCGCAAGTTTCGTCAGTTGTTGTCGGTGGATATCCACAAGGCCAAGGACCCGCTGGCGTTGCTGGATCAGGCGGCGGAGTTGCTGGCCGGGCGTTGAGGCCCGGCCTGCGCGGCTGAGGGTCAGGCGGCTGCGGCCGCCGTCCAGTTGACCCAGCCGAATTGCCAGGTCGCGAGGATCAGCAAGCCGAAGGCGATGCGGTACCAGGCGAAAGTGGCGTAGCTGTGGTTGGCAATGAACTTCAGCAGGCCGCGCACGGCGATCATTGCGAAGATGAACGCTACGACGAACCCCAGGGCGAAGACCGGCAGGTCGCTGCTCTGGAACAGTTCGCGGTACTTATAGCCGGAATACACCGCAGCGCCGACCATGGTCGGCATCGCCAGGAAGAATGAGAACTCCGTGGCGGCCTTGCGTGACAGGCCGAACAGCAGACCGCCGATGATAGTGGAACCGGAGCGCGACGTGCCCGGAATCATCGCCAGACATTGCACGCAACCGATCTTCAGCGCATCAGCCCATTTCATGTCGTCTACATGGTCGACACTCACTGCATGATCGCGCTGCTCGGCCCACAACATCACGATACCGCCCACGACCAGGGCAACGGCAACGGTGATCGGGTTGAACAGGTATTCATGAATCGTGTCGGCGAATAACACGCCGAGAATGACCGCCGGGAAAAAGGCGATCAGCAGATTGCGAGTAAAACGTTGCGCATTATTCTGGGTCGGCAGGCCTTTGACGATCTCGAAGATCTTCGGGCGAAATTCCCAGACCACGGCCAGAATAGCGCCCAGTTGAATAATGATGTTGAACGCCATGGCGCGTTCGCCGCCGAACTCCAGCAAATCGGCAACAATAATCTGGTGGCCCGTACTGGAAATGGGCAGGAACTCGGTCAGGCCTTCTACCGCCCCGAGTATCAGCACCTTGAACAAGGTCAGTAAATCCATTAATCCTCCGTCGGCACGCTCTTTTACGGCGCGCCGTTAAATGCATTCAGGCATTGAGTATCTGAAGTAAAACAATTGGCAGATGCATACCCATTGCCCGACTCGGGGACGGAGAATATGTCTTATCAAAAGCCACACTCAAGGCATGTTAATAAACGTCCGTATGTGAACTTGTCGACGTTATAGCCAAAAGACGGGCCGCCACATAAAATGTGACCCAGCTCACACTGCTCTGATACGTATGCAGTTGAGTGGTGGCCAAGGGACATAAAAACAGGTCGCGATAATTACAAAATAGTGGCACCATTCCATATTGCCACCATCTAAAGCCCCCAATTTCGTTAGTTAACAGCCCCGAAAAAATCAACTAAAAGCTTGAATCGCTTAATTATTGTTAGAAAACTCGGGAGCCACGTCTAAAATCCGCGCAAATGTTACCAATTGTCAGTCACAGACGAGAACCGGTGCTTTAACATCCCGATGTCAGCACCTTATTCGAGTCAATGCATGATGCTCACAGGTAACTTAGCGACTAGAAGCCCGCGCCGCACAAGCGACGAACCAGGTGTTCTCACTCTGGGTCGTACCCGTGGCGTGGCTGAACACTTTAGCGCGCTAATCGCCAAGCACGTGCAGTCTGATCTGGCCATTGAGGCCGACTCTTACGCTAGTTCATATCAGCAAAATGAATATCACGGCTTGTATCGGGCCATATTCATTGTCATCGACAGCCCTCAGGCGCTTGAAGACAACCTGGCATTGGTGGAAAGCCTGCGCAGCGATAACTTGAAGCCGATCATTTGTGCGGTGATCACCGGGCGCGGCGCGTTCAACAAGATCAAGTATTTCCTGGCCGGTGCCGACTTCTGTATCAAACTCAATACCTTGTCCGATGAAAGCGGCGAACTGCTGGGCGAATTCTTCAACAGTGAAGAATGGCAACGCGATACCAGCCTGGTGCTGGACCCTACCCGCATTTGCCTCTCGGACACCAGCAAGAAACTCGATATTTCCTTTGCCGAAATGAAGATCCTGCAAGCCTTTGCGCAGACCGGCAATCACATTCTCAGCCATGATGAAATCGCCAGCATCATGGGGCTCAACACCCATTTCTACGATCCTCGGGCGCTGGAAAAATCCATCAGCCGCTTGCGTGGGA
Protein-coding sequences here:
- a CDS encoding winged helix-turn-helix domain-containing protein — encoded protein: MMLTGNLATRSPRRTSDEPGVLTLGRTRGVAEHFSALIAKHVQSDLAIEADSYASSYQQNEYHGLYRAIFIVIDSPQALEDNLALVESLRSDNLKPIICAVITGRGAFNKIKYFLAGADFCIKLNTLSDESGELLGEFFNSEEWQRDTSLVLDPTRICLSDTSKKLDISFAEMKILQAFAQTGNHILSHDEIASIMGLNTHFYDPRALEKSISRLRGKIKDVYGTNAIQSIRGYGYRLMRGLISTA
- a CDS encoding undecaprenyl-diphosphate phosphatase, with product MDLLTLFKVLILGAVEGLTEFLPISSTGHQIIVADLLEFGGERAMAFNIIIQLGAILAVVWEFRPKIFEIVKGLPTQNNAQRFTRNLLIAFFPAVILGVLFADTIHEYLFNPITVAVALVVGGIVMLWAEQRDHAVSVDHVDDMKWADALKIGCVQCLAMIPGTSRSGSTIIGGLLFGLSRKAATEFSFFLAMPTMVGAAVYSGYKYRELFQSSDLPVFALGFVVAFIFAMIAVRGLLKFIANHSYATFAWYRIAFGLLILATWQFGWVNWTAAAAA